The following proteins are encoded in a genomic region of Cyanobacteriota bacterium:
- a CDS encoding diguanylate cyclase produces MVQPNCQQQLIHQRRSMPLQLVLVVPFMLQICTTVGITGWLSFRSGQQTIQEIVTRLQQEVSERIIKYTQNYLAVPIVINQLSASELRTRQLNPQNLDQLSHHFVDLHHVFRQGINHISFGNQDGTYVAVRRSRGQYPFEVLLVPSNALGQLHTYYANDRGDLIKKRRISLDYDPRQRPWYHQAVQAGKPSWTGIYNYFDATTLGISHVYPIYASGKLQGVLATDFDLADISKFLQSLKIGKTGQAFIIERNGQLVASSYKENLFVITPTSTERITASQSQSVLVSQVSTYLQSQFDGFKRINRPYQLSVNTSSGRQFVQIMPLVQENGISWLLVVIIPRADFMAEIYRNAQVTAVFCAITLVLSSLVGLLICRWISRSMLRFSQAAQAIADGKLSPTDTYTITPPIAEIVTLAQVFDQMQQQLQASFATLEQTNRTLETQVAQRTLELQRANQALYQLATVDELTQLANRRRFEEYLAQAWQQAQQAGHHLALILCDVDCFKAYNDNYGHRAGDICLQQVAWSMRQAVQQPSNLIARYGGEEFAIVLPAINLAGAEHIAEEIRQSVCWLRISHEYSPVSAYVTVSLGVCSLVPNPDITMDVLIDTADKALYEAKANGRNRFMARSL; encoded by the coding sequence ATGGTACAGCCGAACTGTCAACAACAACTCATCCATCAGCGGCGGAGTATGCCCTTACAGTTGGTGCTGGTAGTGCCGTTTATGCTCCAGATTTGTACTACAGTTGGTATAACTGGGTGGCTCTCGTTTCGCAGTGGTCAACAAACTATTCAGGAAATTGTGACACGCCTGCAACAAGAAGTCAGTGAGCGCATCATCAAGTATACACAAAACTATCTGGCTGTACCGATAGTAATCAATCAGCTTAGTGCCAGTGAATTGAGAACTAGACAGCTAAATCCTCAAAATCTTGATCAACTCAGTCACCACTTTGTCGATCTGCACCATGTGTTTCGTCAGGGCATCAACCACATTTCCTTTGGCAACCAGGATGGCACCTATGTAGCTGTGCGACGCAGCCGCGGGCAATACCCCTTTGAGGTACTACTTGTGCCCTCTAATGCCTTGGGTCAACTACACACTTACTATGCCAACGATCGTGGTGACCTTATTAAAAAACGTAGAATCTCCCTAGACTATGATCCGCGGCAACGCCCATGGTATCACCAAGCAGTCCAGGCGGGTAAACCAAGTTGGACTGGTATCTACAACTACTTTGATGCCACGACCTTAGGGATTTCTCACGTTTACCCAATCTATGCCTCAGGTAAGCTCCAAGGTGTATTGGCGACAGACTTTGACCTAGCAGATATCAGTAAGTTTCTGCAAAGCTTGAAGATTGGTAAAACTGGACAGGCATTCATTATTGAGCGTAATGGTCAGTTGGTTGCTAGCTCTTACAAAGAGAATTTGTTTGTAATTACACCGACTAGTACTGAGCGCATTACTGCTAGCCAAAGCCAGAGCGTGCTGGTGAGTCAAGTGTCTACCTATCTCCAGTCTCAATTTGATGGGTTTAAGCGTATCAATCGTCCTTATCAGCTTTCAGTTAATACCTCAAGTGGCAGACAGTTTGTGCAAATTATGCCCCTTGTACAGGAAAACGGGATTAGTTGGCTCCTAGTTGTCATTATTCCCAGGGCAGATTTCATGGCAGAGATCTACCGCAATGCTCAAGTAACGGCTGTGTTTTGTGCTATTACCTTGGTGCTATCTAGCCTAGTGGGTCTGCTAATTTGTCGCTGGATTAGCCGTAGCATGTTGCGCTTTAGTCAGGCTGCTCAGGCGATCGCTGATGGGAAACTCTCTCCTACTGATACCTATACAATCACCCCACCTATTGCCGAGATCGTCACCTTAGCCCAGGTATTTGACCAGATGCAGCAGCAGTTGCAAGCATCCTTTGCAACCTTGGAGCAAACTAATCGCACCTTAGAAACTCAAGTTGCTCAGCGCACCTTAGAACTTCAGCGTGCCAATCAGGCTCTTTATCAACTTGCAACGGTGGATGAGCTGACTCAGTTAGCCAATCGCCGTCGGTTTGAGGAATACCTTGCTCAAGCATGGCAACAGGCGCAACAGGCTGGTCATCATCTAGCCCTAATTTTGTGTGATGTTGATTGCTTCAAGGCATACAACGATAACTATGGTCACCGTGCAGGTGATATTTGTTTGCAACAAGTGGCTTGGTCAATGCGGCAAGCTGTCCAGCAGCCGAGCAACTTGATTGCTCGATATGGGGGAGAAGAGTTTGCAATCGTCCTGCCTGCTATCAATTTAGCTGGGGCTGAGCACATTGCCGAAGAGATTCGCCAATCGGTCTGCTGGCTGCGTATATCTCATGAATATTCCCCTGTTAGTGCCTATGTCACGGTTAGTTTGGGGGTGTGCAGTCTAGTGCCGAATCCAGACATAACTATGGATGTACTGATCGATACAGCCGATAAAGCCCTCTACGAGGCTAAAGCTAATGGACGTAATAGGTTTATGGCACGATCGCTATAG